The following proteins come from a genomic window of Irregularibacter muris:
- the adhE gene encoding bifunctional acetaldehyde-CoA/alcohol dehydrogenase codes for MAILEKDINKQNLSVEETINQLVERAKIAKNAFLTMDQNHVDEIVKNMTLAGIDHHMILAKLATQETNRGVYEDKMIKNLFATEYIYNKIREEKTVGVIEENAEEGYMEVAEPIGIIAGITPVTNPTSTTMFKILISIKTRNPIIFSFHPSAQQCSKRAAEILREAAIKAGAPEDCIQWIEDPSIEATQSLIQHNDIALILATGGGGMVKSAYSSGKPALGVGPGNVPCYIEKSANVKRAVTDLILSKTFDNGMICASEQTVILDKKIADMAIRFMRENGCYFLNKEETKKLQSTAFIKEKKILNSDIVGKSAEKIAEMAGIEVPRGTKILIAQLQGVGRNYPLSGEKLSPILACYMVNDFHEGIQRCIEVTEFGGLGHSAVIHSNDDHIIKEFGEKVRVGRLIVNSPSTFGAIGDIYNSNIPSLTLGCGSMGNNSTTDNVNIDNLINKKRMAFRKTNMQWFKIPPKIYFEPGSIAYLSQLENVKRAMIVTDQMMVDLGYVEKVLYHLKKQNILTEVFSDVEPDPSVETVINGAKAMERFRPDGIIALGGGSAMDAAKGMWLFYEQPEVDFKNLRMKFLDIRKRTFKFPKLGSKAQLIAIPTTSGTGSEVTSFTVITDKKNNIKYPLADYSLTPNIAIIDPDFVMTVPPSVTADTGLDVLTHALEAYVSVMASDYTDGLALKAIELVFEYLPKAYQDGSDAIAREKMHNASCIAGMAFTNAFLGINHSLAHKIGGEFHISHGRANAVLLPHVVYYNAQKPSKFASFPKYEYHQAAEKYAKVARYLGLKAKTTEEGVENLIQEIITLMKKVNIPLSFKDCGIEEKIFEEKVYKIAENAFEDQCTPANPRMPLISEMEEILWKAYGRK; via the coding sequence ATGGCTATTTTAGAGAAAGATATAAACAAACAAAACTTATCTGTTGAGGAAACAATCAATCAACTTGTTGAAAGAGCAAAGATTGCCAAGAATGCTTTCCTAACGATGGATCAAAATCATGTAGATGAAATTGTCAAAAATATGACTTTGGCAGGAATAGATCATCACATGATATTAGCAAAATTGGCTACCCAAGAGACCAATAGAGGGGTTTATGAGGACAAAATGATTAAAAATCTTTTTGCCACTGAATATATATATAATAAAATTAGGGAAGAAAAAACGGTTGGGGTTATTGAAGAAAATGCAGAAGAGGGTTATATGGAAGTGGCAGAACCTATTGGTATCATAGCCGGTATAACTCCGGTAACTAACCCAACTTCAACCACTATGTTTAAAATCTTAATATCAATAAAAACAAGAAATCCAATTATTTTTAGTTTTCATCCAAGTGCTCAACAATGTAGCAAAAGAGCTGCTGAAATACTAAGAGAGGCAGCAATAAAGGCAGGAGCCCCTGAGGATTGCATACAATGGATAGAAGACCCATCTATTGAGGCAACTCAAAGTTTAATACAGCATAATGATATTGCATTAATCTTAGCTACTGGCGGTGGGGGGATGGTAAAGTCAGCCTATAGCTCCGGTAAACCAGCTTTAGGGGTTGGACCTGGGAATGTACCCTGTTATATAGAGAAAAGTGCCAATGTCAAAAGGGCTGTTACTGATTTAATTCTAAGCAAAACCTTTGATAATGGAATGATTTGTGCCTCAGAACAAACAGTAATTTTAGATAAAAAGATTGCCGATATGGCCATAAGATTTATGAGAGAAAATGGGTGTTACTTTTTAAATAAAGAAGAGACAAAAAAATTACAGTCCACTGCTTTTATAAAAGAAAAGAAAATATTAAATTCCGATATCGTAGGTAAAAGTGCAGAGAAAATAGCTGAAATGGCTGGAATTGAAGTGCCTAGAGGAACTAAGATTCTGATAGCTCAATTACAAGGTGTAGGAAGAAATTATCCTCTTTCCGGTGAAAAGCTCAGTCCTATATTAGCTTGTTATATGGTGAATGATTTTCATGAAGGGATTCAAAGATGTATTGAAGTAACAGAATTTGGTGGACTAGGACATTCGGCAGTTATTCACTCTAATGATGATCATATTATAAAAGAATTTGGAGAAAAAGTTAGGGTGGGAAGATTAATAGTAAATTCTCCTTCTACCTTTGGAGCCATTGGAGATATCTATAATTCGAATATACCCTCTCTTACTTTAGGATGTGGTTCAATGGGAAATAACTCAACCACAGACAATGTAAATATAGATAATTTAATAAATAAAAAAAGAATGGCCTTTAGAAAGACCAATATGCAGTGGTTTAAAATACCTCCAAAAATCTATTTTGAACCTGGCTCCATAGCTTATTTATCACAACTGGAAAATGTAAAAAGAGCTATGATAGTTACTGATCAAATGATGGTAGATTTGGGATATGTGGAAAAGGTTTTATATCATTTAAAGAAACAAAATATCCTTACCGAGGTATTCTCTGACGTAGAGCCAGATCCTTCTGTAGAAACTGTTATAAATGGAGCAAAGGCTATGGAAAGATTTAGACCCGATGGAATAATCGCATTGGGCGGGGGATCAGCTATGGACGCCGCTAAAGGCATGTGGTTATTTTATGAACAGCCAGAAGTAGATTTTAAAAACTTGCGTATGAAGTTTTTAGATATCCGAAAAAGAACTTTTAAATTTCCAAAGTTAGGAAGTAAAGCACAATTGATTGCAATTCCTACTACAAGTGGAACAGGTTCTGAAGTTACCTCTTTTACAGTAATAACCGATAAGAAAAACAATATAAAATATCCCCTAGCGGATTATTCATTAACGCCCAATATAGCCATTATAGATCCGGATTTTGTCATGACTGTACCGCCTTCTGTTACCGCAGACACGGGACTAGATGTTTTAACCCATGCTTTGGAAGCTTATGTTTCAGTTATGGCTTCAGATTATACTGATGGTTTAGCTTTAAAGGCAATTGAATTGGTATTTGAATACCTTCCTAAAGCCTATCAAGATGGTAGCGATGCCATTGCTAGGGAAAAAATGCACAATGCTTCCTGCATTGCAGGTATGGCCTTTACCAATGCGTTTTTGGGAATTAACCATAGTTTGGCCCATAAAATAGGGGGAGAGTTCCATATATCCCATGGTAGAGCCAATGCAGTTTTATTACCCCATGTAGTTTATTATAACGCCCAAAAACCTAGTAAATTTGCTTCCTTCCCTAAATATGAATATCATCAAGCAGCAGAAAAATATGCAAAGGTTGCTAGATATTTAGGACTAAAGGCAAAAACTACCGAAGAGGGAGTAGAAAATCTAATACAAGAAATTATCACCCTGATGAAAAAGGTGAATATTCCACTTTCTTTTAAGGATTGTGGTATTGAAGAAAAAATATTTGAAGAAAAAGTATATAAAATAGCTGAAAATGCCTTTGAGGATCAATGTACTCCTGCCAATCCTAGAATGCCTCTAATCAGCGAAATGGAAGAAATCCTTTGGAAGGCTTATGGAAGAAAATAG
- a CDS encoding adaptor protein MecA, producing MRVERIHDNKISVFLSMVDLKERNIKMSDLSPENSVIQELFLDILEEAYIQQGFEVEGYQLFVEAKPLPNYGFHISITKFEDGEELEGDYSSGYFINEIGDFYSHSIDHEMKSELVYSFTSIDSIQPCMKVLNKYSFAETNLFQLEDKYVLSLWDLDFDQDILSIVHAYLLEHGEKEYFSIAYLKEHGKPIIENNALENLNKYYKAGY from the coding sequence ATGAGAGTAGAAAGAATTCACGATAATAAAATAAGCGTTTTTTTAAGTATGGTGGATCTCAAGGAAAGAAATATTAAAATGTCTGATTTATCACCTGAAAACTCAGTAATTCAAGAATTATTCTTGGATATCCTTGAAGAAGCTTATATACAACAAGGATTTGAGGTTGAGGGATATCAATTATTTGTGGAGGCTAAACCATTGCCCAATTATGGGTTTCATATAAGCATTACAAAGTTTGAAGATGGCGAAGAATTAGAAGGTGATTATTCTTCCGGCTATTTTATTAATGAAATAGGAGACTTTTACTCCCATAGTATAGATCATGAAATGAAGAGTGAACTTGTTTATAGCTTTACTTCTATAGATTCTATCCAACCTTGTATGAAGGTGCTGAACAAATATTCCTTTGCTGAAACCAATTTATTTCAGCTAGAAGATAAGTATGTCCTATCCCTTTGGGACCTAGATTTTGATCAAGACATTCTTTCAATAGTTCATGCCTATCTTTTAGAGCATGGAGAAAAAGAATATTTTTCAATTGCCTATTTAAAAGAACACGGAAAACCTATTATAGAAAATAATGCATTAGAAAATCTTAATAAATATTATAAGGCAGGATATTAA
- the pflB gene encoding formate C-acetyltransferase yields the protein MFSSWNDFNKNIWTEQIDVRNFIQNNYTPYEGNEEFLHDPTEGTKKLWDEVKILMQKELDNNGLLEADTSLVSTITSHKPGYIDNALEKIVGLQTDKPLKRALMPFGGYRMVKSSAQAYDLSIDPQVEEIFTKYRKTHNDGVFSAYTPEMKKARSAGIITGLPDAYGRGRIIGDYRRVALYGIDFLIDKKEEEKSQLNNKTMTEDVIRLREELSEQIEALKDMKEMAASYGYDISCPASNAQEAFQWTYFAYLAAVKDQNGAAMSLGRVSTFLDIYIERDLRNGIITEDEAQELMDQFIMKLRMIRFLRTPEYNDLFSGDPNWITESIGGMGIDGRTLVTKSSFRILHTLYNLGPAPEPNLTILWSTHLPSAFKDYCAKVSIDTSSIQYESDDLMRPEYGDDYGIACCVSAMKIGKQMQFFGARVNLAKALLYAINGGVDEKKFVQVAPSAKPITSEYLDYQEVLDKLDTTLDWLAETYVNALNIIHYMHDKYSYEKAQMALHDKDVVRTMACGIAGLSVITDSLSAIKYAKVKTIRNTQGLAVDFEIEGDFPKYGNDDQRVDEIAVNLVREFMNKIRKHPTYRNSIPTQSVLTITSNVVYGKKTGSTPDGRKVGEAFAPGANPMHGRDEKGALASCNSVAKLPYAHSQDGISYTFSIVPKTLGKSVKDRINNLKAIIDGYVAQNGHHININVLNKETLLDAMEHPENYPQLTIRVSGYAVNFVKLTREQQLEVLSRTFHERM from the coding sequence ATGTTTTCATCTTGGAATGATTTTAATAAAAATATATGGACTGAGCAAATTGATGTACGTAACTTTATTCAAAATAATTATACGCCCTATGAAGGAAATGAGGAATTTCTTCATGATCCTACAGAGGGTACCAAAAAGCTTTGGGACGAGGTAAAAATTTTAATGCAAAAAGAGTTGGATAATAATGGGTTATTGGAAGCCGATACCTCCCTTGTTTCAACTATAACCTCTCATAAACCAGGATATATTGACAATGCTTTAGAAAAAATAGTTGGGCTGCAAACTGATAAACCTCTTAAAAGAGCCCTTATGCCCTTTGGTGGTTACCGTATGGTAAAATCCTCTGCCCAAGCCTATGATCTTTCTATTGATCCACAAGTTGAAGAAATCTTTACTAAATATAGAAAGACCCACAATGATGGTGTCTTTAGTGCCTACACTCCTGAAATGAAGAAAGCTCGTAGTGCTGGTATTATCACAGGATTACCTGATGCCTATGGAAGGGGTAGAATTATTGGAGATTATAGAAGAGTAGCCCTATATGGTATTGACTTTCTCATTGATAAAAAAGAAGAGGAAAAATCTCAATTAAATAATAAAACCATGACCGAAGATGTCATTCGTCTTCGTGAAGAACTTAGTGAGCAGATTGAAGCACTAAAGGATATGAAAGAAATGGCTGCATCCTACGGCTATGATATTTCTTGTCCTGCATCAAATGCCCAAGAGGCTTTTCAGTGGACATATTTTGCATACTTAGCAGCTGTAAAGGATCAAAATGGAGCTGCAATGTCTTTAGGTAGGGTCTCCACCTTCCTGGATATTTATATTGAAAGAGACTTGAGAAATGGAATAATTACAGAAGATGAAGCCCAAGAATTAATGGATCAATTTATCATGAAGTTGAGAATGATAAGATTTCTACGCACTCCCGAATACAATGATTTATTTAGTGGCGATCCCAATTGGATTACAGAATCCATAGGTGGAATGGGTATAGATGGGCGAACCTTAGTAACCAAAAGTTCCTTTAGGATTCTTCATACTCTTTATAATTTAGGTCCAGCACCAGAACCAAATCTTACAATATTATGGTCAACTCACCTTCCTTCTGCTTTTAAGGACTATTGCGCCAAAGTATCTATTGATACAAGTTCTATTCAATATGAGAGTGACGACTTGATGAGACCAGAATATGGTGATGATTATGGTATAGCCTGTTGTGTATCCGCTATGAAAATAGGTAAGCAGATGCAGTTCTTCGGAGCAAGAGTAAATTTAGCCAAGGCTCTTTTATATGCTATCAATGGTGGTGTAGATGAAAAGAAATTTGTCCAAGTTGCACCTAGTGCTAAACCTATTACTTCTGAATATCTAGACTATCAAGAAGTTTTAGATAAATTGGATACTACCCTAGATTGGTTGGCAGAAACCTATGTAAATGCCCTAAATATCATTCATTATATGCATGACAAATATTCCTATGAAAAGGCACAAATGGCTTTACACGATAAAGACGTTGTTCGAACTATGGCTTGTGGTATTGCTGGCCTTTCTGTTATTACCGATTCCCTAAGTGCCATAAAATATGCCAAGGTAAAAACCATAAGAAATACTCAGGGATTAGCCGTTGATTTTGAGATTGAGGGGGATTTCCCTAAGTACGGTAATGATGACCAAAGGGTTGATGAAATCGCCGTAAACTTGGTGAGAGAATTTATGAATAAAATAAGAAAGCACCCCACTTATCGTAATTCTATTCCAACTCAGTCAGTCTTAACCATTACTTCAAATGTGGTCTATGGTAAAAAAACAGGGAGTACACCAGATGGTAGAAAAGTCGGTGAAGCTTTTGCCCCTGGAGCAAATCCAATGCACGGTAGAGATGAAAAAGGTGCTCTTGCTTCCTGTAATTCAGTAGCAAAATTACCCTATGCCCATAGCCAAGATGGAATTTCCTATACATTCTCCATTGTTCCAAAAACATTAGGAAAGTCTGTAAAGGACCGAATTAATAATCTTAAAGCAATTATTGACGGGTATGTAGCACAAAATGGACATCACATCAATATTAATGTTTTAAATAAAGAAACGCTTTTAGATGCTATGGAACATCCAGAAAATTATCCCCAATTAACTATTCGTGTATCTGGATATGCTGTAAATTTTGTAAAACTTACTCGAGAACAACAATTAGAGGTATTAAGCAGAACCTTCCATGAAAGAATGTAA
- a CDS encoding 50S ribosomal protein L25, translating into MDKVSLAVNKRNDVGGKGEKQRLRNQGIIPGVLYDNGDSHPVQVLTKDFSNILKRYGSNAILQVSYEGNSRQVFIKEVQRDPVKQQLLHFDLQPIAADEFMQLSIPIQIEGQNAVESKGGILQRQLQEIDVEALPQDIPQVIRVDISHMDIGDVLQVGDINVAEGVKILSNPDETIILVSEAAMEVEEDDEVDSPIETSVESVDNENE; encoded by the coding sequence ATGGATAAAGTGTCATTAGCAGTAAACAAAAGAAATGATGTAGGGGGTAAAGGTGAAAAACAAAGATTAAGAAATCAGGGAATTATTCCAGGGGTATTATATGATAACGGAGATAGTCACCCCGTGCAGGTGTTGACTAAGGATTTTAGTAATATTTTAAAGCGATATGGATCCAATGCTATTTTACAAGTAAGTTATGAAGGAAATTCCAGGCAAGTTTTTATTAAAGAAGTGCAAAGGGATCCTGTAAAACAACAGTTATTGCATTTTGATCTTCAACCGATAGCGGCAGACGAGTTTATGCAGTTAAGTATTCCTATTCAGATAGAAGGACAAAATGCAGTAGAGAGTAAAGGGGGAATATTGCAAAGGCAATTACAGGAAATTGATGTTGAAGCGTTGCCCCAAGATATACCCCAGGTTATTAGGGTCGATATTTCCCATATGGATATAGGAGATGTTTTGCAAGTGGGTGATATTAATGTTGCAGAAGGAGTAAAGATATTATCCAATCCTGATGAAACAATAATATTGGTTTCAGAAGCAGCTATGGAAGTTGAAGAAGATGACGAGGTTGATTCACCTATTGAAACTTCAGTAGAATCAGTAGATAATGAAAATGAATAA
- a CDS encoding amidohydrolase yields the protein MKRIIKNATIFTQNENRDMIEKGYLITQDENIIEIGPMDQYKEIPMDAEIIEGDNYLITPGFINAHTHVTMTLLRGYADDLPLWTWLSEKMWPQEDKLTNEDAYWGSLLSIIEMIKSGTTTFNDMYMFMDKTAQAVKESGIRACLSRGLQGPDDKSLKRLEENKLLYRQWHNEAQGRIKIMAGPHAVYTCEPSYWEELLNMVQEFNMGIHTHLSETRMEVENCQKAYGKSPVQHMLDMGVFQHPVVAAHGVHLTDVDIEILKNNPVSIVYNPGSNLKLGSGLAPIPKLLDKGVNIALGTDGAASNNNLDLLEEIRLAALLHKGFMEDSTVITAQQALDMATIGGSKALSWKEIGSLEVGKRADLTMLSMKESTFYPKFNLMSHLVYSSHSSQVENVMVNGNWILRNKELTMIDEEKVIFHIEKIKNKFQ from the coding sequence ATGAAAAGAATAATTAAGAATGCTACAATATTTACACAAAATGAAAATAGAGACATGATTGAAAAGGGATATTTAATTACACAGGATGAAAATATTATTGAAATCGGCCCCATGGATCAATATAAAGAAATTCCTATGGATGCTGAAATCATAGAGGGAGATAATTATCTCATAACCCCTGGATTCATCAATGCCCACACTCATGTAACGATGACATTACTAAGGGGATATGCCGATGACTTACCCTTATGGACCTGGCTTTCTGAAAAAATGTGGCCCCAAGAAGACAAATTAACCAATGAAGATGCCTATTGGGGCTCTTTATTGAGTATAATTGAAATGATAAAGAGCGGAACCACTACTTTTAATGATATGTATATGTTTATGGATAAAACTGCCCAAGCTGTGAAAGAAAGCGGGATAAGAGCTTGTCTTTCTAGGGGTTTACAAGGGCCCGATGATAAATCATTAAAACGCTTGGAGGAAAATAAGCTTCTTTATAGACAGTGGCACAATGAAGCTCAAGGTAGAATTAAGATAATGGCAGGACCTCATGCGGTTTATACCTGCGAACCCTCCTATTGGGAAGAATTGTTAAATATGGTGCAGGAGTTTAATATGGGAATTCACACCCATCTATCTGAAACTCGAATGGAGGTGGAGAATTGCCAAAAAGCCTATGGGAAATCCCCAGTGCAACATATGTTGGACATGGGAGTTTTTCAGCATCCTGTAGTCGCTGCCCATGGAGTACATCTGACTGATGTAGATATAGAAATATTGAAAAACAATCCTGTAAGTATTGTATATAATCCTGGTAGTAATTTAAAGTTAGGTAGTGGGTTAGCCCCTATACCAAAACTGTTGGACAAGGGTGTTAATATAGCCTTGGGGACTGATGGCGCAGCTAGTAATAATAACTTGGATCTACTGGAGGAGATTCGGTTAGCGGCTCTACTCCATAAGGGATTTATGGAAGATAGCACAGTCATTACTGCACAACAAGCCTTAGACATGGCAACGATAGGTGGATCTAAAGCCCTATCTTGGAAGGAAATCGGGTCTTTAGAGGTAGGGAAAAGGGCAGATTTGACTATGCTCAGTATGAAAGAGTCTACATTTTATCCTAAATTCAATTTAATGTCCCATCTTGTTTATTCTAGTCATTCTTCTCAGGTGGAAAATGTAATGGTAAATGGGAACTGGATACTAAGAAATAAAGAATTAACTATGATTGATGAAGAGAAAGTAATCTTTCACATAGAAAAGATAAAAAATAAATTCCAATAA
- a CDS encoding FAD binding domain-containing protein, with the protein MEYFKAQTLQQASQWAEKYGQKAVLLNGGTDVIYRMDKEMFNPEVLIDIKEISELKRLNYKEKERLEIGGAITINELGKIEGIFKPFSYLMENAYKFGGSATRNRATLVGNICNKVYPMPYFGTILLVLEAYIEIYHYKTGVRTLNVEEFLSLPTEKRLIDGEIIKTLYIPYMPGTGVYVNENIKDQIPAGFSLALYRGGKINIAFGNFHQSPRRLSAWEEQIKVKGLSFLLLKNMLLSIFGNLHHGKEQYVEDFAREMMLLLEGNKAGGE; encoded by the coding sequence GTGGAGTATTTTAAGGCACAAACATTACAACAAGCCAGCCAATGGGCTGAAAAATATGGTCAAAAAGCAGTGCTTTTAAATGGAGGCACAGATGTTATCTATAGAATGGATAAGGAGATGTTTAATCCTGAAGTTTTAATAGATATTAAGGAAATATCTGAACTAAAGAGATTAAATTATAAAGAAAAAGAAAGATTGGAAATTGGGGGAGCCATAACGATCAATGAGTTGGGTAAAATTGAGGGGATATTTAAACCCTTCTCTTATTTAATGGAAAATGCCTATAAATTTGGTGGTAGCGCCACAAGAAATCGAGCCACCCTAGTGGGAAACATTTGTAATAAGGTTTATCCAATGCCGTATTTTGGCACTATCTTGTTAGTATTAGAGGCATATATAGAAATCTATCATTATAAAACAGGGGTAAGAACTCTCAATGTAGAGGAATTTTTAAGTCTGCCAACTGAGAAGAGGTTGATTGATGGAGAAATTATTAAGACCTTGTACATACCTTATATGCCTGGAACAGGTGTATATGTCAATGAAAATATAAAAGATCAAATTCCTGCGGGATTTTCCCTTGCCTTATATCGTGGGGGAAAAATCAACATTGCCTTTGGAAATTTTCATCAATCTCCTAGGCGCCTGTCAGCATGGGAAGAACAAATAAAAGTTAAAGGATTGAGCTTTTTACTTTTAAAAAATATGTTATTAAGCATTTTTGGAAATCTGCACCACGGTAAAGAACAATATGTAGAGGATTTTGCCCGTGAAATGATGCTACTTTTAGAGGGAAATAAGGCAGGAGGTGAGTAA